In Marivivens aquimaris, one genomic interval encodes:
- a CDS encoding MlaE family ABC transporter permease, with product MALAIVGRVTIFAADTISHLVRPPFYWREFGVAIMQIGFYSLPVVGLTALFTGGALALQIYSGGARFSAEAVVPQIVAIGMVRELGPVLVGLMIAARVTSSLAAEIATMHVTEQIDALTTLSTNPAKYLTLPRVLAATLVMPILVGIGDVIGILGGFVVGTERLGFNAANYITNTVNFLEFHDVASSLIKGAAFGFIAALMGCYYGMNSGRGAQGVGQATKQSVVAAAVLILAANFILTEAFFSA from the coding sequence ATGGCTCTGGCGATCGTCGGACGCGTGACGATTTTTGCGGCCGATACGATCAGCCATCTGGTCCGTCCGCCGTTCTACTGGCGCGAATTCGGCGTGGCGATCATGCAGATCGGGTTCTACTCGCTGCCCGTCGTCGGCCTGACCGCGCTGTTCACTGGCGGTGCGCTGGCGCTCCAGATCTACTCCGGTGGTGCGCGTTTCAGCGCCGAAGCCGTTGTCCCGCAGATTGTTGCCATCGGCATGGTGCGCGAGCTTGGCCCTGTTCTGGTCGGTCTGATGATCGCGGCGCGTGTGACCTCCTCGCTCGCCGCTGAAATCGCGACCATGCATGTCACCGAACAGATCGACGCGCTGACCACGCTGTCTACCAATCCGGCAAAGTACCTCACCCTGCCCCGCGTTCTTGCGGCGACGCTGGTGATGCCGATCCTTGTGGGCATCGGTGACGTCATCGGTATCCTCGGCGGTTTCGTTGTCGGCACCGAGCGTCTGGGCTTCAATGCCGCGAACTACATCACCAACACGGTGAACTTCCTCGAATTCCACGATGTCGCTTCCTCGCTGATCAAAGGCGCGGCCTTCGGTTTCATCGCGGCGCTGATGGGCTGCTATTACGGTATGAACTCGGGCCGCGGCGCGCAGGGCGTGGGCCAAGCGACCAAACAGTCTGTCGTCGCCGCCGCTGTTCTGATCCTCGCGGCCAACTTCATTCTGACGGAGGCGTTCTTCTCCGCATGA
- a CDS encoding ABC transporter ATP-binding protein, which yields MIRLSEVQKSFGSNAVLRGVNLEVAKGTSTVVIGGSGTGKSVLLKCILGLVTPDSGKIEVAGKDITTQPRDEFLARFGMLFQGGALFDSLPVWQNVAFRLLRGELKRPKAEAREIAIEKLRRVGLTPDVADRLPAELSGGMQKRVSLARAIAANPEIIFFDEPTTGLDPIMSGVINDLIREIVSEMGATAITITHDMSSVRAIADRVAMLHKGKIRWEGPISEMDASNDPYVDQFIHGRAHGPIETVR from the coding sequence ATGATACGTTTGAGCGAAGTCCAGAAGTCTTTCGGCAGCAACGCTGTGCTGCGCGGCGTAAACCTTGAGGTGGCCAAGGGTACCTCGACCGTCGTTATCGGCGGGTCGGGCACCGGCAAGTCGGTTCTGCTCAAATGCATCCTCGGCCTCGTCACGCCCGACAGCGGCAAGATCGAGGTCGCGGGCAAGGACATCACGACCCAGCCGCGCGACGAATTCCTCGCCCGTTTCGGGATGCTTTTCCAGGGCGGCGCGCTGTTTGACTCGCTTCCCGTCTGGCAAAACGTGGCTTTTCGCCTCCTTCGTGGAGAGCTGAAAAGGCCCAAAGCCGAAGCCCGCGAGATCGCCATCGAAAAGCTTCGCCGCGTGGGTCTGACGCCCGACGTTGCAGACCGTTTGCCCGCCGAATTGTCGGGCGGGATGCAGAAGCGCGTGAGCCTTGCCCGCGCGATTGCCGCGAACCCCGAAATCATTTTCTTTGACGAGCCGACCACGGGCCTCGACCCGATTATGTCCGGCGTTATCAACGACTTGATCCGCGAGATTGTTTCCGAGATGGGCGCGACCGCGATCACGATCACCCACGATATGTCGAGCGTCCGCGCCATCGCCGACCGCGTGGCGATGCTCCACAAGGGCAAGATCCGCTGGGAAGGCCCGATCTCCGAAATGGATGCTTCAAACGACCCGTACGTCGACCAGTTTATCCATGGCCGCGCCCACGGTCCGATCGAGACAGTTCGTTAA
- a CDS encoding DNA repair protein, whose amino-acid sequence MAQQSTTRFIVRCLHSFSFGMLIVMNAVTIGYALLCAAQITPWLTLPLAFGDVIVTNAGMLVQLAFTMIMASLLFFIPTSKRVMDLEKSHRKFEVNMDDVARAYHVCHTADRAGVFTLSSEFDAVRERLHYLRDHPDLRTMEMDVLTMAAQMGEKARELADVYGDEKVKRAKEFLRQRQEEAERQQEQIVDAMHICRELRQWADQVEAEETAVASQLEKLDGELQSVLPHLGYGFEPPEPDHKIVHMPMKPAAE is encoded by the coding sequence ATGGCGCAGCAATCGACTACCCGGTTTATCGTTCGCTGCTTGCACAGCTTTTCCTTCGGCATGTTGATCGTCATGAACGCCGTGACCATCGGATACGCCCTTCTCTGCGCGGCCCAGATCACCCCGTGGCTCACCCTGCCGCTCGCGTTCGGCGATGTGATCGTCACTAACGCGGGGATGCTGGTTCAACTTGCGTTTACGATGATCATGGCCTCGCTCCTGTTCTTCATCCCGACCAGCAAGCGGGTGATGGACCTCGAGAAATCCCACCGCAAATTCGAGGTGAATATGGACGACGTGGCGCGGGCATACCACGTCTGCCACACCGCTGATCGCGCTGGTGTTTTCACGCTAAGCAGCGAATTCGACGCGGTGCGCGAACGCCTCCATTATCTGCGCGATCACCCCGATCTGCGCACGATGGAAATGGACGTTCTGACCATGGCCGCGCAGATGGGCGAAAAGGCCCGCGAGTTGGCCGATGTCTACGGCGACGAGAAGGTCAAACGCGCCAAAGAGTTCCTGCGGCAGCGTCAGGAGGAAGCCGAGCGCCAGCAAGAGCAGATCGTCGATGCGATGCACATCTGCCGCGAGCTGCGCCAGTGGGCCGATCAGGTCGAGGCCGAAGAAACGGCAGTCGCCAGCCAGCTTGAAAAGCTCGACGGTGAATTGCAGAGCGTTCTACCGCACCTCGGTTACGGTTTCGAGCCGCCGGAGCCCGACCACAAGATCGTTCATATGCCGATGAAACCGGCCGCCGAATAA
- a CDS encoding paraquat-inducible protein A, producing MARRNPSILTYLNLALLVLFPVAWFAPLLRAALLPLFSMKEISVISGLQSLWESDVYLALLVTFLAVFAPFMKALGMVLIGFGLLDKAVKPVLFWLAKLAMADVFLLALYVVVAKGIGVGRIEVAWGLYLFTGCVLVSVVTSMGTKRR from the coding sequence ATGGCACGCCGCAACCCTTCGATCCTGACCTACCTCAACCTCGCGCTTTTGGTCCTGTTTCCGGTCGCATGGTTCGCGCCGCTCCTTCGGGCGGCGCTTTTGCCGTTGTTTTCGATGAAGGAAATCTCGGTGATCTCGGGATTGCAGAGCCTTTGGGAAAGCGACGTCTACCTCGCGCTGCTGGTCACATTCCTCGCCGTCTTTGCCCCGTTCATGAAGGCGCTCGGCATGGTGTTGATCGGGTTCGGCCTGCTCGACAAAGCCGTAAAGCCCGTCCTGTTCTGGCTCGCGAAACTGGCGATGGCGGACGTGTTCCTGCTGGCGCTTTATGTCGTTGTCGCCAAAGGCATCGGCGTCGGGCGGATCGAGGTCGCGTGGGGGCTCTACCTCTTTACCGGCTGTGTGCTGGTTTCGGTCGTCACATCGATGGGAACGAAACGGCGCTGA
- the radA gene encoding DNA repair protein RadA produces MAKEKAFICSECDASYSKWSGRCETCGAWNSIHEQKPLATGHGSKSLSGKRGQQINLTDLASQDPEPPRTEAGVGELDRVLGGGLVKASAILVGGDPGIGKSTLLLQAAARFARNGMKVIYITGEESTQQVQMRARRLGLEQSPVMLAAESNLRDIVTTLEKEHPDLVIIDSIQTMWADTVDSAPGSVSQVRASAHELTTFAKKQGIATIMVGHVTKEGSLAGPRVVEHMVDTVLYFEGERGHQFRVLRAVKNRFGPSDEIGVFEMTGKGLAEVKNPSALFLSERGQPTPGSVVFAGIEGTRPVLCEIQALVSPSPTPQARRSVVGWDGGRLAMILAVLESRCGVAFAGLDVYLNVAGGLRITEPAADLAVAAALISAREDAALPADCCLFGEIALSGQLRQVVQTENRLKEAQKLGFTTAILPRLPKRAAAPDMNLRQVQDVLGFVTDVFGPREAGG; encoded by the coding sequence ATGGCGAAAGAAAAAGCGTTTATCTGCTCTGAGTGTGATGCGTCCTATTCCAAGTGGTCGGGTCGCTGCGAAACCTGCGGGGCATGGAACTCCATCCACGAACAAAAACCGCTGGCGACGGGCCACGGCTCCAAGAGCCTGTCGGGCAAACGCGGCCAGCAGATCAACCTGACGGACCTTGCCAGCCAAGACCCCGAACCGCCCCGCACCGAAGCGGGCGTCGGCGAATTGGACCGCGTTCTCGGTGGCGGTCTGGTCAAGGCATCGGCCATTCTGGTCGGCGGCGATCCCGGCATCGGCAAATCGACCCTTCTGCTTCAGGCGGCGGCGCGGTTTGCGCGGAACGGGATGAAGGTCATCTATATCACGGGCGAAGAAAGCACCCAGCAGGTGCAGATGCGCGCGCGGAGGCTGGGGCTGGAACAATCGCCCGTCATGCTCGCCGCCGAATCCAATCTGCGGGACATCGTCACGACGCTGGAAAAAGAGCATCCGGACCTCGTCATTATCGACTCGATCCAGACCATGTGGGCCGACACGGTCGATAGCGCACCGGGGTCGGTCAGTCAGGTTCGCGCCTCGGCGCACGAACTGACAACATTCGCCAAGAAGCAGGGCATCGCCACCATCATGGTCGGCCACGTCACCAAAGAAGGCTCGCTTGCCGGTCCGCGCGTGGTCGAGCACATGGTCGACACGGTTCTCTATTTCGAAGGCGAGCGCGGCCACCAGTTCCGCGTGCTGCGGGCGGTGAAGAACCGCTTCGGCCCGTCGGACGAAATCGGCGTGTTCGAAATGACGGGCAAAGGGTTGGCAGAGGTGAAAAACCCCTCGGCCCTGTTCCTGTCCGAACGCGGCCAACCGACACCGGGATCGGTGGTGTTTGCGGGCATCGAAGGCACGCGCCCGGTGCTGTGCGAAATTCAGGCGCTTGTCTCGCCCTCCCCGACCCCGCAAGCGCGCCGGTCGGTCGTGGGCTGGGATGGCGGGCGCCTCGCTATGATCCTCGCCGTGCTGGAATCGCGCTGCGGCGTCGCGTTCGCGGGGCTGGACGTCTATCTGAACGTGGCCGGCGGCCTGCGGATTACCGAGCCGGCTGCCGATCTGGCGGTCGCAGCAGCGCTGATTTCCGCTAGGGAAGACGCGGCTTTGCCAGCGGACTGCTGTCTTTTCGGCGAAATCGCCCTATCTGGGCAACTTCGTCAGGTCGTACAAACCGAAAATCGGTTGAAAGAAGCGCAAAAACTTGGTTTCACGACGGCGATATTACCCCGCTTGCCTAAACGGGCGGCGGCACCGGACATGAATCTGCGACAAGTGCAGGACGTGCTCGGATTTGTGACAGACGTTTTCGGCCCGCGAGAGGCAGGGGGATAA
- a CDS encoding CvpA family protein → MDSFTVVDGIVATVVVVSALLAYSRGIVRETMAIVGWVAAAVVAFTFAAPAGDVVGNLPVVGDQIDGSCELKIIAGFAVAFAIALAVVSFFTPLLSTVVRKTALDSIDQILGFLFGVARGIVLVAVAFFLYNTILSSQGIAAVDNSRAAAVFNDTTDDIQDQDPSAALEWLTARYNELLLTCVAE, encoded by the coding sequence ATGGATAGCTTTACCGTCGTAGATGGGATCGTCGCCACGGTTGTCGTGGTCTCTGCCCTTCTGGCGTACAGCCGTGGCATCGTCCGCGAAACGATGGCCATCGTGGGATGGGTCGCAGCCGCAGTGGTCGCATTCACCTTTGCCGCCCCTGCCGGTGACGTCGTCGGCAACCTTCCGGTCGTCGGTGACCAGATCGATGGAAGCTGCGAGCTGAAGATCATCGCGGGCTTCGCGGTCGCTTTCGCCATCGCGCTGGCTGTCGTGTCGTTCTTCACGCCGCTGCTGTCGACCGTGGTGCGTAAAACCGCGCTCGACTCGATCGACCAGATCCTCGGCTTCCTCTTTGGTGTGGCCCGCGGCATCGTGCTCGTGGCTGTAGCGTTCTTCCTCTACAATACCATCCTGTCGAGCCAAGGCATCGCCGCTGTCGACAACAGCCGTGCGGCCGCTGTCTTCAACGACACCACCGACGACATTCAGGATCAGGATCCGAGCGCTGCTCTGGAGTGGCTGACCGCCCGTTACAACGAGCTTCTGCTCACCTGTGTGGCCGAGTAA
- the purF gene encoding amidophosphoribosyltransferase — MPPAHPFDDDKLKEECGIFGVVGVSDAANFIALGLHALQHRGQEAGGIVTYDHEQGFNSARRMGYVRDNFTNSEILKTLPGTVGIGHVRYSTAGNKGQTAIRDVQPFFGEFSMGGAAIAHNGNLTNAEALRRDLISQGAIFQSNSDSECIIHLMARSMGKNIPDRFEEALRKAEGAFSVLGMTRTKLMGVRDPLGVRPLVLGKVGDGWALASETCALDIIGAEFVREIEPGEMVVISSKDGVQSFFPFRPKKSRFCIFEHVYFSRPDSILGGRSVYETRSQIGVELAREAPVEADLVCPVPDSGTPAAIGYSQESGIPYGMGIIRNQYMGRTFIEPTDAIRNMGVRLKLNVNRALIAGKRIILVDDSVVRGTTSRKIKDMLLDAGAAEVHFRIASPPTAWPCFYGVDTPQREKLLAANMSEAEMCKYLEVDSLRFISLDGLYRAVGVAEGRDPANPAYCDACFSGDYPVPPTDMLDKGFKTAAE; from the coding sequence ATGCCCCCTGCCCACCCTTTCGATGATGATAAACTGAAAGAGGAGTGCGGCATTTTCGGCGTAGTCGGTGTGTCCGACGCTGCTAACTTCATTGCCCTCGGCCTACACGCGCTTCAACACCGCGGACAGGAAGCGGGCGGGATCGTAACCTACGATCACGAACAAGGTTTCAACTCGGCCCGCCGCATGGGCTATGTTCGGGACAACTTCACCAATTCCGAAATTCTCAAGACCCTGCCTGGCACTGTCGGTATCGGCCACGTCCGTTATTCGACCGCAGGTAACAAGGGTCAGACCGCCATCCGCGACGTTCAGCCGTTCTTCGGCGAATTCTCGATGGGCGGCGCCGCGATTGCGCACAACGGCAACCTCACCAATGCCGAAGCCCTGCGCCGCGACCTGATCTCGCAAGGTGCGATCTTCCAGTCGAACTCTGACTCGGAATGCATCATTCACCTGATGGCCCGTTCGATGGGCAAAAACATTCCCGACCGTTTCGAAGAAGCGCTCCGCAAGGCCGAGGGCGCTTTTTCCGTTCTGGGCATGACTCGCACCAAACTGATGGGCGTGCGTGACCCGCTGGGCGTTCGTCCGCTGGTCCTCGGTAAAGTCGGCGACGGTTGGGCGCTGGCGTCCGAAACCTGTGCGCTGGACATCATCGGTGCCGAATTCGTTCGCGAAATCGAACCGGGCGAGATGGTCGTCATCTCCTCCAAGGACGGCGTGCAGAGCTTCTTCCCGTTCCGTCCGAAGAAGTCGCGCTTCTGTATCTTCGAGCACGTCTACTTCTCGCGTCCCGACTCGATCCTCGGTGGCCGCTCGGTCTACGAGACCCGCAGCCAGATCGGGGTCGAACTGGCCCGCGAAGCCCCTGTCGAAGCCGACCTCGTTTGCCCCGTGCCGGATTCGGGCACGCCTGCTGCGATCGGTTACAGTCAGGAAAGCGGCATCCCCTACGGTATGGGGATCATCCGCAACCAGTACATGGGCCGTACTTTCATCGAGCCGACCGACGCGATCCGCAACATGGGCGTCCGTTTGAAGCTGAACGTGAACCGCGCGCTCATCGCCGGCAAGCGCATCATCCTCGTCGACGACTCGGTTGTTCGCGGCACCACCTCGCGCAAGATCAAGGACATGCTCCTCGACGCTGGCGCGGCAGAGGTGCACTTCCGTATCGCATCGCCGCCGACCGCGTGGCCGTGCTTCTACGGTGTCGACACCCCGCAGCGTGAAAAACTGCTGGCGGCAAACATGTCCGAAGCCGAGATGTGCAAGTACCTCGAAGTGGACAGCCTGCGTTTCATTTCGCTCGACGGTCTTTATCGCGCTGTTGGCGTGGCCGAGGGCCGCGATCCTGCGAATCCCGCGTATTGCGACGCATGCTTCTCGGGCGATTATCCGGTCCCGCCGACCGATATGCTCGACAAAGGCTTCAAGACCGCAGCCGAATAA
- a CDS encoding pilus assembly protein PilP, producing the protein MTTGTNSVVAQAATQADVFSYDNIALIGTFSGPSGNVAVVRMTDGHIQQLAVGDQTIYGQVTQITEQQVLFTANGQLSGIQMPN; encoded by the coding sequence ATGACGACAGGCACGAACAGTGTCGTCGCGCAAGCGGCGACGCAGGCGGACGTTTTTTCCTACGACAATATCGCGCTGATCGGGACGTTCAGCGGGCCGAGCGGCAATGTGGCCGTGGTGCGGATGACGGATGGACACATCCAGCAACTCGCAGTCGGCGACCAGACGATCTACGGGCAGGTGACGCAGATCACCGAGCAGCAGGTTCTGTTCACGGCCAACGGCCAGCTGAGCGGAATTCAGATGCCGAACTAA
- a CDS encoding SDR family NAD(P)-dependent oxidoreductase, with translation MTQDNRPTALITGASRGLGSALAEALAPTHHIIAVGKTTGALEELDDRIKAAGGQATLAPMDINVDAAMQQLCRSIFDRWGKLDVWMHTAVFAAPLSPAGHMPAKDFDKSVETNIKSTARLISYIAPLLGADGRAAFFDDPRAGEAFFGAYGSTKAAQIAMARSWQAESVKTGPHVRIVTPEPMPTAVRGRFFPGENREKLADIRAEAARLLPQILG, from the coding sequence ATGACGCAAGATAATCGCCCCACCGCACTGATCACCGGCGCTTCGCGCGGACTTGGTTCTGCACTGGCCGAAGCACTGGCACCGACCCACCACATCATCGCTGTTGGCAAGACCACCGGCGCGCTTGAAGAACTGGACGACCGGATCAAAGCCGCGGGCGGACAGGCCACTCTTGCGCCGATGGACATCAACGTCGACGCCGCCATGCAGCAGCTTTGCCGTTCGATCTTTGATCGCTGGGGCAAACTGGACGTGTGGATGCACACAGCTGTCTTCGCAGCGCCGCTGTCCCCTGCCGGTCACATGCCTGCAAAGGACTTCGACAAGTCGGTCGAAACCAACATCAAATCGACCGCCCGCCTCATCAGCTACATCGCGCCGCTGCTCGGTGCCGATGGCCGCGCTGCATTCTTTGACGATCCGCGCGCAGGCGAAGCGTTCTTTGGCGCTTACGGCTCGACCAAGGCCGCCCAGATCGCGATGGCGCGTAGCTGGCAGGCCGAAAGTGTCAAAACCGGCCCGCACGTGCGCATTGTAACGCCCGAGCCGATGCCGACCGCTGTGCGCGGCCGTTTCTTCCCTGGTGAGAACCGCGAAAAGCTGGCGGACATTCGCGCGGAAGCTGCACGCCTCCTGCCGCAAATTCTGGGCTGA
- the surE gene encoding 5'/3'-nucleotidase SurE, translated as MRILITNDDGINAPGLEVLQAIAETVAGPDGEVWTVAPAFEQSGVGHCISYTHPTMIAKLGERRFAAEGSPADCVLAGLYDVLKDNKPDLVLSGVNRGNNAGENVMYSGTIGAIVEAALQGVKGIAMSQFFGVENKDLDQPFEAAAAHGAAVVQKLLDHGKWDDEDYRLFYNVNFPPIPAAAVKGTRVVKQGFRRGTSFSAEPAVAPSGRRFMWVRGGNQQVRTLPGTDVEANLDGYISVTPMRAELTAHDALAELEKALA; from the coding sequence ATGCGCATTCTCATTACGAACGACGACGGCATCAACGCACCGGGGCTCGAAGTCCTGCAAGCCATCGCCGAAACCGTTGCCGGCCCGGATGGCGAGGTCTGGACCGTCGCACCCGCGTTCGAACAGTCGGGCGTCGGTCACTGCATCAGCTACACCCACCCCACCATGATCGCGAAACTTGGCGAGCGCCGCTTTGCCGCCGAAGGATCGCCCGCCGACTGTGTGCTGGCGGGGCTCTATGATGTTCTCAAAGACAACAAGCCCGATCTGGTGCTGTCCGGCGTGAACCGCGGCAACAACGCGGGCGAGAACGTCATGTACTCCGGCACCATCGGTGCCATCGTCGAAGCCGCGCTGCAAGGCGTCAAAGGCATCGCGATGTCCCAGTTCTTTGGCGTTGAGAACAAAGACCTCGACCAGCCGTTCGAAGCCGCTGCCGCGCATGGTGCTGCCGTCGTGCAAAAGCTGCTCGACCACGGCAAATGGGACGACGAGGATTATCGCCTGTTCTATAACGTGAACTTCCCGCCGATCCCCGCCGCTGCCGTCAAAGGCACCAGGGTCGTCAAGCAGGGCTTCCGCCGTGGGACGTCCTTCTCTGCCGAGCCTGCCGTCGCGCCTTCGGGCCGTCGGTTCATGTGGGTTCGGGGCGGCAATCAGCAGGTCCGCACCCTGCCCGGCACCGATGTCGAAGCGAATCTGGACGGCTACATCTCGGTGACGCCGATGCGCGCCGAACTGACCGCCCATGACGCGCTGGCGGAACTGGAAAAGGCACTCGCGTGA
- a CDS encoding protein-L-isoaspartate(D-aspartate) O-methyltransferase, which produces MTFDAETKMQFVYALRSKGVTDGRVLTAMEKVDRAKFVRGIFAERAYDDMPLPISSGQTISQPSVVGLMTQALQVSNRDKVLEIGTGSGYQAAILSHLARRVYTIDRYRRIVSEARGVFEELDLGNIIPFAGDGSYGLPEHAPFDRILVTAAAEDPPPLLLAQLRVGGIMVVPVGQSDAVQNLIRVTRTDTGYEYDELRQVRFVPLVEGMGD; this is translated from the coding sequence GTGACATTCGACGCCGAAACCAAAATGCAGTTCGTCTATGCCCTCCGCTCCAAGGGGGTCACTGACGGACGCGTTTTGACGGCGATGGAAAAAGTCGACCGCGCCAAGTTCGTGCGCGGTATCTTTGCGGAACGCGCCTACGACGACATGCCGCTGCCGATCAGTTCGGGCCAGACGATCAGCCAACCGAGCGTCGTTGGCCTCATGACGCAGGCGCTTCAGGTGTCGAACCGTGATAAGGTGCTCGAGATCGGCACCGGCTCCGGCTATCAGGCCGCGATCCTCAGCCACCTCGCCCGCCGCGTTTACACGATCGACCGGTATCGCAGGATCGTGAGCGAAGCGCGCGGTGTGTTCGAAGAGCTCGATCTCGGCAATATCATCCCCTTTGCGGGCGACGGCAGCTACGGTTTGCCCGAACACGCGCCCTTTGACCGCATACTTGTGACCGCCGCTGCCGAAGATCCGCCGCCGCTGCTCTTGGCCCAGCTGCGTGTTGGGGGTATCATGGTGGTGCCGGTCGGTCAGTCCGATGCGGTGCAGAACCTGATCCGCGTGACGCGGACAGACACAGGCTACGAATACGACGAACTCCGTCAGGTTCGCTTTGTCCCGCTTGTCGAGGGCATGGGCGACTAA
- a CDS encoding M23 family metallopeptidase: MRVTSFGPLLLSGCAILALTACNEPLDFDMRDLGGKSSAFDTSSAARNIGARPEPDANGLISYPTYQVAVAQRGDTVQQVADRLGIDAVALATYNGVTPATVMRRDELLAIPSSQTVRAGASAGASTAIAGDSVDVTTLAASAIDRAGPQTVTPTTQPSGMPAAAPDVVAPSDEPIRHQVQRGETAYSIARLYNVPVRAIAEWNSLDSNLSVREGQFLLVPQGDDIPATPAAVEEPGAGSATPVPPSASAPLPEESPIATAPAASAPAPVESPDLGNTSTQANSDAPLLMPVRGTIVRTFSAGTNEGIDIQSTAGAEVVAAAAGTIAAISKDTSGNAVVVVRHATDLLTVYTNLDNLAITEKQDVSKGQKLGEVRSNDTPVVHFEVRLSGMKAANPEDYLP; this comes from the coding sequence ATGCGAGTGACTTCTTTTGGTCCCCTGCTCCTCTCCGGCTGCGCCATTCTGGCGTTGACCGCATGTAATGAACCGCTGGACTTTGACATGCGCGATCTGGGCGGCAAAAGCTCGGCGTTCGACACATCGTCCGCCGCCCGCAACATCGGCGCACGTCCAGAGCCGGACGCAAACGGCCTCATCAGCTATCCGACCTATCAGGTGGCCGTCGCGCAGCGCGGTGATACCGTGCAGCAGGTCGCTGACCGCCTTGGGATCGATGCCGTTGCGCTCGCGACCTACAACGGTGTTACGCCCGCGACCGTCATGCGCCGCGACGAACTGCTCGCCATCCCGAGCAGCCAGACCGTCCGTGCAGGCGCAAGCGCAGGTGCGAGCACCGCGATTGCAGGCGATAGCGTTGATGTGACCACCCTCGCCGCCTCTGCCATTGACCGCGCAGGCCCGCAGACCGTGACCCCGACCACGCAGCCGAGCGGTATGCCCGCCGCCGCGCCGGACGTTGTCGCGCCGAGCGACGAGCCGATCCGTCACCAAGTCCAACGCGGCGAAACCGCCTATTCGATCGCCCGCCTCTACAACGTGCCGGTCCGTGCGATTGCCGAGTGGAATTCGCTGGATTCGAACCTTTCGGTCCGCGAAGGGCAGTTCCTGCTTGTCCCTCAAGGCGACGACATCCCCGCAACGCCCGCCGCTGTTGAGGAACCCGGCGCAGGCAGCGCGACGCCCGTTCCGCCGTCGGCTTCCGCGCCGCTGCCCGAGGAAAGCCCGATTGCGACCGCTCCGGCGGCCAGCGCACCTGCACCGGTCGAGAGCCCCGATCTGGGCAACACTTCGACACAGGCCAATTCGGACGCGCCTCTGCTGATGCCGGTGCGCGGTACCATCGTGCGCACGTTCAGCGCGGGCACGAACGAAGGCATCGACATCCAGTCGACCGCTGGCGCCGAAGTCGTTGCGGCTGCTGCCGGTACGATTGCCGCGATTTCGAAGGACACTTCGGGCAACGCGGTTGTGGTCGTGCGCCACGCTACTGATCTGCTGACGGTGTACACCAACCTCGACAACCTCGCGATTACCGAAAAGCAGGACGTGTCGAAGGGTCAGAAGCTCGGCGAGGTCCGCTCGAACGACACGCCGGTTGTCCACTTCGAGGTGCGCCTGTCGGGTATGAAGGCCGCGAACCCCGAGGACTACCTACCGTAA
- a CDS encoding ATP-binding protein, translating to MAPAPLAAPAFDAEAFVWQTAPDRLTPVKKVSRVDVSLLVGVNRSRDTLLANTVQFAKGLPANNALLWGARGMGKSSLVKAIHGKVAAEHTGLKIVEIQREDLPSIGRCLNLLRGRPERFILFCDDLSFSHDDAHYKSLKAVLDGGIEGRPDNVVLYATSNRRHLMPRDMIENERSSAINPAEAVEEKVSLSDRFGLWLGFHPCDQDEYLSMIRGYCDHYGVEIDDDTLRAEAIEWQATRGSRSGRVAWQYFTDLAGRKGVTLK from the coding sequence ATGGCTCCGGCGCCTCTCGCCGCTCCGGCGTTCGATGCCGAAGCATTCGTCTGGCAGACCGCACCGGACCGCCTGACACCCGTTAAAAAGGTCAGCCGCGTGGATGTTTCGCTGCTGGTCGGTGTGAACCGTTCCCGCGATACGCTGCTGGCCAACACCGTGCAATTCGCCAAGGGTCTGCCCGCCAACAACGCGCTCCTCTGGGGTGCACGCGGAATGGGAAAATCCAGCCTTGTCAAAGCGATCCACGGGAAAGTTGCGGCGGAGCATACTGGCCTCAAGATCGTCGAGATCCAGCGCGAGGACCTGCCGAGCATCGGCCGTTGCCTCAACCTGCTGCGGGGCCGTCCCGAGCGGTTCATCCTGTTCTGTGACGACCTGTCGTTCAGCCACGATGACGCGCATTACAAGTCACTCAAGGCCGTTCTGGACGGCGGTATCGAAGGGCGTCCCGACAACGTCGTGCTCTACGCGACCTCCAACCGTCGCCATCTGATGCCGCGCGATATGATCGAGAACGAACGCTCCTCCGCCATCAATCCCGCCGAAGCGGTCGAGGAAAAAGTGTCGCTGTCGGATCGTTTCGGTCTGTGGCTCGGATTCCATCCTTGCGATCAGGACGAATACCTGTCGATGATCCGCGGCTACTGCGATCACTACGGGGTGGAGATCGACGACGACACGCTCCGCGCCGAGGCCATCGAATGGCAAGCGACGCGCGGCAGCAGATCGGGCCGTGTGGCGTGGCAGTATTTTACTGACCTCGCGGGCCGCAAAGGCGTCACGCTGAAATAA